One genomic window of Anguilla anguilla isolate fAngAng1 chromosome 13, fAngAng1.pri, whole genome shotgun sequence includes the following:
- the LOC118210884 gene encoding protein FAM43B-like has translation MLPWRRRKIVLVEEETKAKPKSLGVGTGGAYGSVVWSLVRSFPDLLPEWPLKRLGRAFRSKRQTVELNRDDPVYTVRYLGSAVTLSGKGEGCTEEAVGKIWSRSDYGGKGARMKLAVGPQGVRLGASGDRRKPCHLFYLHRVTCCAADARRPKIFAWVYRHQVKNKAVVLRCHAVLVARAEKARALALSLSQAAAAAFGEFKRLKRQSDLRHVRQQLLGEGVAPLTPIRRLLNGQCRYQPAADRHPAARLCAIAEEEEEEEEEEVVEEERGERGKQPLPDGYTAAEDTASLRGDGTDSSGPSAAG, from the coding sequence ATGCTGCCATGGAGACGGAGAAAGATCGTTCTCGTGGAAGAGGAGACCAAAGCCAAGCCCAAGAGTTTGGGCGTGGGGACGGGGGGCGCCTACGGCTCCGTCGTGTGGTCCCTGGTGCGCTCCTTCCCTGACCTGCTGCCCGAGTGGCCCCTCAAGCGCCTGGGCCGGGCCTTCCGCTCCAAGCGGCAGACGGTGGAGCTGAACCGGGACGACCCGGTCTACACCGTGCGGTACCTGGGCAGCGCGGTCACGCTCAGCGGCAAGGGCGAGGGCTGCACGGAGGAGGCGGTGGGCAAGATCTGGAGCCGCAGCGACTACGGCGGGAAGGGCGCCCGGATGAAGCTGGCGGTGGGGCCGCAGGGCGTCCGGCTGGGCGCCTCCGGCGACCGGAGGAAGCCGTGCCACCTGTTCTACCTGCACCGCGTCACCTGCTGCGCGGCCGACGCCCGCCGGCCCAAGATCTTCGCCTGGGTCTACCGGCACCAGGTGAAGAACAAGGCGGTGGTGCTGCGCTGCCACGCCGTGCTGGTCGCCCGGGCGGAGAAGGCGCGGGCCCTGGCCCTGAGCCTCAgccaggccgccgccgccgccttcgGCGAGTTCAAGCGGCTCAAGCGCCAGAGCGACCTCCGCCACGTCCGCCAGCAGCTGCTGGGCGAGGGCGTGGCCCCGCTCACCCCCATCAGGAGGCTGCTGAACGGGCAGTGCCGCTACCAGCCGGCCGCCGACCGCCACCCCGCCGCCCGGCTCTGCGCCAtcgccgaggaggaggaggaggaggaagaggaggaggtggtggaagAGGAGCGGGGGGAGCGCGGGAAGCAGCCGCTGCCGGACGGGTACACGGCTGCCGAGGACACGGCCAGCCTCCGGGGCGACGGCACAGACTCCTCCGGGCCGTCCGCGGCGGGCTGA
- the mul1b gene encoding mitochondrial ubiquitin ligase activator of NFKB 1, translating to MDNSGKPSTAQVVLLATSSALTAVFYAIYRRKSATATRLKEARKIPIDQDLKSVLMESPGHCIPYAVIEGVVRSVKDSLNSQFVDNCKGVIERLTLREQKMVWNRTTHIWNDCEKIIHQRTNTVPFDVASHDEGVATAVRVVRPLDAAELDLETTYENFHPVAQSLTDVIGHFISGERPKGVKETEEMLRLGADVTGVGELVLDGGLARLQPPRQGLPYFLSMLDHEALVRRQQARVRLWRLLTAAFGAAACVALFLVLRRRYARYRERRRLRAERDEFRARQRERLRELRPGEDGEDAAVSPSACVVCLGRERSCVFLECGHVCACDECHRALPEPKKCPLCRGAIERVVPLYNS from the exons ATGGATAACAGTGGCAAGCCGTCAACAGCACAAGTTGTGCTCCTGGCAACCAGCTCAGCTTTAACTGCAGTTTTTTATGCAATATACAGGAGGAAATCAGCCACTGCAACCAGGTTAAAG GAAGCCAGAAAAATCCCAATTGATCAGGATCTTAAAAGTGTGCTGATGGAATCACCAGGACACTGTATCCCATACGCAGTAATTGAAG GGGTTGTGAGATCTGTGAAAGATTCTCTGAATAGTCAGTTTGTGGACAACTGTAAAGGGGTCATTGAAAGACTGACCCTCCGGGAACAGAAGATGGTGTGGAATCGCACTACTCATATCTG GAACGACTGCGAGAAGATAATCCACCAGCGCACGAACACGGTGCCTTTCGACGTGGCCTCGCACGACGAGGGCGTGGCCACCGCCGTGCGGGTCGTCCGGCCGCTGGACGCGGCCGAGCTGGACCTGGAGACCACCTACGAGAACTTCCACCCGGTGGCGCAGTCCCTCACCGACGTCATCGGGCACTTCATCAGCGGCGAGCGGCCCAAGGGCGTCAAGGAGACGGAGGAGATGCTGCGGCTGGGGGCCGACGTGACGGGGGTGGGCGAGCTGGTGCTGGACGGCGGCCTGGCGCGGCTGCAGCCTCCCCGGCAGGGCCTGCCGTACTTCCTCAGCATGCTGGACCACGAGGCGCTGGTGCGCCGGCAGCAGGCCCGCGTGCGGCTCTGGCGGCTGCTGACGGCGGCGTTCGGCGCGGCCGCCTGCGTGGCGCTCTTCCTGGTGCTGCGCCGGCGGTACGCGCGCTACCgcgagcggcggcggctgcgCGCCGAGCGGGACGAGTTCCGGGCGCGGCAGCGGGAGAGGCTGCGCGAGCTGAGGCCCGGCGAGGACGGCGAGGACGCCGCGGTCTCGCCCAGCGCCTGCGTGGTCTGCCTCGGCCGCGAGCGCTCCTGCGTCTTCCTGGAGTGCGGCCACGTCTGCGCCTGCGACGAGTGCCACCGCGCCCTGCCCGAGCCCAAAAAGTGCCCGCTCTGCCGGGGCGCCATCGAGCGAGTCGTCCCGCTCTACAACAGCtag
- the LOC118211918 gene encoding calcium/calmodulin-dependent protein kinase II inhibitor 2-like, whose protein sequence is MSEVLPYNEEKITHYGDDGDVGQISFTCRLQDTNNFFSGSQNKRPPKLGQIGRSKRVVIEDDRIDDVLKNGTEKTTTGV, encoded by the exons ATGTCGGAAGTGTTGCCTTACAATGAGGAGAAAATTACTCACTACGGCGACGATGGAGACGTGGGGCAAATTTCCTTCACCTGTCGCCTGCAGGATACCAATAACTTCTTCAGTGGTTCTCAAAACAAAAGACCCCCGAAACTTGGACAGATTGGGAGAAGCAAACGAG ttgTCATTGAAGACGACAGAATCGACGACGTGTTGAAAAAtggaacagaaaaaacaaccaCAGGTGTTTAA
- the LOC118211591 gene encoding trypsin-like: protein MYVSLPVMSPPVLLRFLLLELLAANCQELMQGRIVGGYAPAPYSIKYIVSIQTTNGQHFCGGSLVNRYWVLTAAHCDIGTKQLLIVAGDYSLSTYEGTEQYSQPHSLIPHPLYNKSSINADIMLIKLKAPMVLNSYVSIAPLPRQGGGVPEGRVCRVSGWGYTNSDGGRVPYTLRTVQLPIVSTAKCNSSASFNGNITTYMICAGYAAGGKDACRGDSGGPLVCEGRVYGVVSWGNGCGDARFPGVYTAVSMFRRWIDRTIYSSYSRCLKH, encoded by the exons GCCAAGAACTGATGCAGGGACGCATTGTCGGAGGCTACGCCCCAGCGCCCTACTCCATCAAGTACATCGTGTCCATACAGACCACCAACGGCCAGCACTTCTGTGGGGGATCTTTAGTGAACAGATACTGGGTGCTGACAGCAGCTCACTGTGACATTGG GACCAAACAGCTCCTGATAGTGGCAGGAGATTACTCCCTGAGCACGTACGAAGGGACGGAGCAGTACTCGCAGCCTCACAGTCTGATCCCCCATCCGCTGTACAACAAGAGCAGCATCAACGCTGACATCATGCTCATAAAG CTCAAAGCCCCCATGGTCCTGAACAGCTATGTGTCCatcgcccccctgccccgccagggtgggggggtgccgGAGGGGCGGGTCTGCCGCGTGTCAGGGTGGGGCTACACCAATTCCGACGGGGGCCGGGTCCCTTACACGCTCCGCACGGTCCAGCTGCCCATCGTCTCCACCGCCAAATGCAACAGCAGCGCGTCCTTCAACGGGAACATCACCACCTACATGATCTGCGCAGGCTACGCTGCGGGGGGCAAGGACGCATGCAGA GGGGATTCTGGGGGCCCGCTGGTGTGTGAGGGGCGTGTCTACGGAGTGGTTTCCTGGGGCAACGGCTGCGGAGACGCCAGGTTTCCGGGAGTCTACACGGCCGTCTCCATGTTCCGGAGGTGGATAGACCGGACCATCTACAGCTCCTACAGCCGATGCCTCAAGCATTAG